Proteins encoded together in one Nostoc sp. PCC 7524 window:
- the gltX gene encoding glutamate--tRNA ligase — MTVRVRIAPSPTGNLHIGTARTAVFNWLFARHHGGTFILRIEDTDLERSRPEYTENIMTGLRWLGLNWDEGPFFQSQRLDMYQKAVQQLLDQGLAYRCYTTPEELEALREAQKAKGEAPRYDNRHRHLTPEQEAEFQAQGRSFVIRFKIDDDREIVWNDLVRGRMVWRGSDLGGDMVIARASESGSGQPLYNFVVVIDDMDMQITHVIRGEDHIANTAKQILLYEAFAAKTPEFAHAPLILNMDGRKLSKRDGVTSISDFQRMGFTAEALVNYMTLLGWSPPDSTQEIFTLAAAAKEFSFERVNKAGAKFDWAKLDWLNSQYLHSMPIDQLTDLIIPYWQEAGYKFDSGRERAWLEQLVTLIAPSMTRLTDAVAMSQMFFHDTVEASAEGSQQLQQEGSSAVLQGIITALDSQSQLTETVAQDIIKQVVKGQNVKKGLVMRSLRAALTGDVHGPDLIQSWLLLNHIGLDKPRLNQAIAS, encoded by the coding sequence GTGACTGTTAGAGTCAGAATTGCACCCAGCCCAACGGGTAATTTACATATTGGCACAGCCAGGACGGCTGTTTTTAACTGGTTATTTGCCCGTCACCACGGCGGCACATTTATTCTACGAATTGAGGACACAGACCTAGAGCGATCGCGCCCCGAATATACAGAAAATATTATGACGGGGTTGCGTTGGTTGGGACTTAATTGGGATGAAGGGCCATTTTTCCAATCCCAACGCTTAGATATGTACCAAAAAGCAGTACAACAACTGCTAGACCAAGGTTTAGCCTATCGCTGCTACACCACACCCGAAGAATTAGAAGCACTGCGGGAAGCCCAAAAAGCCAAGGGAGAAGCCCCCCGTTACGACAACCGCCACCGCCACCTCACCCCAGAACAAGAAGCGGAATTTCAAGCCCAAGGACGCAGTTTCGTCATCCGCTTTAAAATTGACGATGACAGAGAAATCGTCTGGAATGACCTAGTAAGGGGCAGAATGGTGTGGCGCGGCAGTGATTTAGGCGGTGATATGGTCATTGCCCGTGCCTCAGAATCGGGAAGTGGCCAACCTCTGTACAACTTTGTGGTTGTCATTGATGACATGGATATGCAAATTACTCATGTCATCCGGGGAGAAGACCACATCGCCAACACAGCCAAGCAGATTCTCCTGTATGAAGCTTTTGCAGCCAAAACCCCAGAATTTGCTCATGCACCCTTGATTTTAAATATGGATGGGCGCAAACTCTCCAAACGGGATGGGGTGACATCCATCTCCGACTTTCAGCGAATGGGCTTTACAGCCGAAGCTTTGGTTAACTACATGACCTTACTAGGTTGGTCGCCACCAGATTCTACACAAGAAATATTTACCTTAGCAGCAGCCGCCAAAGAGTTTAGTTTTGAGCGCGTCAATAAAGCTGGGGCAAAATTTGACTGGGCAAAACTGGATTGGTTGAATAGTCAGTATCTCCACAGTATGCCCATAGATCAGCTAACAGATTTAATCATTCCTTATTGGCAAGAAGCTGGGTATAAATTTGATAGTGGTAGAGAACGTGCTTGGTTAGAGCAATTGGTAACTTTAATTGCTCCTAGTATGACTCGGTTAACAGATGCTGTGGCCATGAGCCAAATGTTTTTCCACGATACAGTCGAAGCGAGCGCCGAGGGTAGCCAACAATTGCAGCAAGAAGGCTCTAGTGCTGTTCTCCAAGGAATTATCACCGCCTTAGATAGTCAATCCCAACTCACAGAGACGGTTGCCCAAGACATCATTAAACAAGTGGTGAAAGGTCAAAACGTTAAGAAAGGCTTAGTCATGCGATCGCTGCGAGCTGCCCTAACTGGAGACGTACACGGCCCCGACCTCATCCAATCTTGGTTACTCCTGAATCATATTGGTTTAGATAAACCACGCTTAAATCAGGCGATCGCCTCTTAA